CGAGTTCTGCATCAGTAAGGTCGCGAACGCGTGTTTCTTCAGAAACACCAGCAGCTGCCAATACTTGTTGTGCAGTTGTTTTTCCAATTCCGAATACATATGTCAAAGAAATAACAATGCGCTTATCGCGCGGAACATCTACTCCAGCAATACGTGCCATATAGATTGTGCACCTCCTTCAATTTAGCCTTGTCTTTGTTTATGTTTTGGATTTTCACAGATAACCATTACTCGCCCACGTCTGCGAATAACTTTACATTTTTCACAGATCGGTTTTACAGATGCTCTAACTTTCATCTTACCCAACCTCCTTCATATTCCGGAGTACAAAAGTTTATTTGAAACGGTACGTGATACGACCGCGCGTCAAATCATAAGGAGAAAGTTCCATAGTTACTTTGTCGCCAGGCAGGATACGGATAAAGTGCATACGGATTTTGCCAGAAACATGCGCAAGAATCGTATGGCCGTTTTCAAGCTCTACTTTAAACATCGCGTTTGGCAACGTTTCGACTACAGTACCTTCTACTTCGATTACATCGTCTTTCGTCATCAATCCTGTCTCCCTTCTCTATATCAATAAAGGTTCTCACCATCAATCGGCATCAGTCGCCTTTAAAGCTTCCTTCAACATATGTCTGGAACGCAAGAGTGATGTTCGAAAGACGTCTGTCACATTTCGCTTCCCATTAAACAAATCTTTCCACTTATGTTGTGGCGAATCGCTTTTAGGAATGGACACGACCGTCCAGATTGCCTTGGATGAGTTCCCAAGCTACGTCATTTCAGTTCTAGACACAAAAGTAATCTTATCAAAAATTGATCATAAAATACATTTTGCGGCCTATAACCTTTACGCCTCAGAGAACTCTAGCAGTTCTTTATCCCGGGCAGCATATGCTTTTGCAGCTCTTTGTGTGAAATACCCTTTCCGACTAGCAAGTAG
This genomic window from Sporosarcina sp. Marseille-Q4063 contains:
- the rpmJ gene encoding 50S ribosomal protein L36, with protein sequence MKVRASVKPICEKCKVIRRRGRVMVICENPKHKQRQG
- the infA gene encoding translation initiation factor IF-1, which encodes MTKDDVIEVEGTVVETLPNAMFKVELENGHTILAHVSGKIRMHFIRILPGDKVTMELSPYDLTRGRITYRFK